A genomic region of Sulfobacillus acidophilus DSM 10332 contains the following coding sequences:
- a CDS encoding Abortive infection protein (PFAM: CAAX amino terminal protease family~InterPro IPR003675~PFAM: Abortive infection protein), with product MADKISRLGILSQPAPLFWQVNQVVPAWRMALGTLLAATAVVGLGRLAHTAWAGYGYGGLIFLVITWPLGGWLWRNTRLTSATWGQTLLLVAASLAMGSAATHMLGFNPQADGLSRLTPTAARQLLWQFPLVLPVENLVLLGGLIAVWQWVRPRGSGERLLVALVAALLFGLWHVPSWGGWTMLVIGLTVWPWTIYLFVTGDMLAPILAHVLLDVLAVLQKAWPVGANQLLWPGVILALLVFGLLFSLWFDWHRARLRL from the coding sequence ATGGCGGATAAAATCAGCCGGCTCGGCATTCTGTCGCAGCCGGCTCCGCTTTTTTGGCAAGTGAACCAGGTTGTGCCTGCGTGGCGTATGGCTCTCGGTACCTTGTTGGCGGCGACCGCGGTCGTAGGACTGGGCCGACTGGCCCACACGGCCTGGGCCGGTTATGGTTACGGAGGCCTCATCTTTTTGGTGATCACCTGGCCCTTAGGGGGATGGCTCTGGCGGAACACCCGACTCACTTCGGCCACCTGGGGGCAAACGCTCTTGCTGGTGGCCGCCAGTTTGGCGATGGGGTCGGCCGCCACCCATATGCTGGGATTTAATCCCCAGGCCGACGGGTTGTCGCGATTGACCCCTACGGCGGCCCGCCAGCTTTTATGGCAATTTCCCTTAGTTCTGCCGGTCGAAAATCTGGTGCTGTTGGGCGGGTTAATCGCCGTGTGGCAGTGGGTCCGGCCGCGCGGAAGCGGCGAACGATTGCTGGTGGCGCTGGTGGCCGCCCTGCTGTTCGGGTTATGGCACGTGCCCAGTTGGGGTGGATGGACCATGCTGGTAATTGGGCTGACGGTCTGGCCTTGGACCATCTATCTTTTCGTTACCGGGGACATGTTGGCTCCGATATTGGCCCATGTGCTGTTGGACGTCTTGGCGGTCTTGCAAAAAGCTTGGCCGGTCGGGGCAAATCAGCTCTTGTGGCCTGGGGTGATTTTAGCGCTGCTGGTTTTCGGCCTGCTTTTTTCGTTATGGTTTGACTGGCACCGTGCCCGGTTACGGCTTTAA
- a CDS encoding NUDIX hydrolase (PFAM: NUDIX domain~COGs: COG1051 ADP-ribose pyrophosphatase~InterPro IPR000086~KEGG: amd:AMED_7115 NUDIX hydrolase~PFAM: NUDIX hydrolase domain~SPTR: NUDIX hydrolase) produces MDVLTVTVKGILARRGKILFGKNPAGDWELPGGRHEAGESLEETLIREFREETGLSIQVERLLDVRVAEIVPQRPLLFVTYAVVSASADDDSPAVSEEHTELAWLPEAEIYDSLAEPYQAALEAYWRQGHLRWTSERVDRLRRLQVPISVGLEVAAHDHP; encoded by the coding sequence GTGGACGTTTTGACCGTCACGGTAAAAGGTATTTTGGCCCGACGGGGGAAGATCTTGTTCGGGAAAAATCCCGCCGGGGATTGGGAATTGCCGGGGGGCCGGCATGAGGCCGGAGAATCGTTAGAAGAAACGTTAATCCGAGAGTTCCGGGAAGAAACCGGTCTTTCGATTCAAGTCGAGCGGCTCTTAGATGTGCGGGTCGCGGAAATCGTGCCTCAACGGCCACTCCTTTTTGTGACCTACGCCGTGGTTTCCGCGTCGGCCGACGATGATTCGCCGGCGGTCAGCGAGGAACATACGGAGCTGGCTTGGCTTCCGGAAGCAGAGATTTATGATTCTCTAGCCGAACCGTATCAAGCGGCCCTCGAAGCGTATTGGCGTCAAGGTCACCTCCGCTGGACATCCGAACGGGTGGATCGCCTAAGAAGACTCCAGGTGCCGATTTCCGTGGGTTTGGAGGTGGCCGCACATGACCATCCGTGA